Below is a genomic region from Spirosoma radiotolerans.
TCGTAAGAATACGGTCCAATCTTATCAATGAAATATTGCAAAATCTCTTTGGCCGGGCGGTAATCAACAAACCCCTTCTGGCTATCATTGGGATAGAGCCAGCTTTGCACGGGCACGCCACCAACCGCGCCAACCTCTTCGACGGCAAAATGAGCCGCGCCAATCACCATTACCTTGGTTGGAATAGGCGTATTTTCCTGCCAGCGAGTCAGCTTGCGCCCGTTCGGCAAACTACTTTCGTTGACCAGTTTTCCGTTGGCAATAATACGGTACGTAGCAGGCGCGTTGACCGCAAAAGAACAGGTTGCCTTGTCGGATGGGTGGTCGACGACCGGGAGGTAATTGCGGGCGTTGTTGGGCCAGTTGTCCCCAAAGAAGGTTCGCTCGCCAAACTTATTCTGGCTAATAATCAAGCCCCGGGCCGGTGTGCCTCCGTATCGGATAACCACTTCGGTGGATTGATTGGGCGCGGCAGCCAGGTTTATAAATACCCGGTCGTTACGCTGGCTAAATGGAACCGTTTTCCCGTCGGGTAAGCTCACCGAACGAACACGCATGCCAGTTTCGGACGAATCGCGGGGGCTGATCAGGTCGAACCAAACGGTTTGCCGGTCATCGGCACGCGTAAAGCGAATGGTCGTTTCCCCCTGAATCTGGTTGGTAGAATCACTTAAGGTGAGTGCGAACGCGTAATGCTGCACATCAACGCCGGGCTGGGTAAATCGGGCGGCATAGCCCGGCAGTTGCGCATGAGCCACACCGGTTAACAGCGCCAGCAGGGCCACTAAAAATCCTTTTTTCTGTTTGTTCATTCGTTATTACGCCTTTATCGCCTGGCACAATTCAATCAACACCCCATTGGTGCCCTTTGGATGCAGGAAACAGACTAGTTTATTGTCAGCGCCCCGTTTGGGGACTTCATTCAACACAGTGAAACCCTCACCTTTCAACCGTTCCATCTCCGCAAGAATATCATCTACTTCAAAGGCGATGTGGTGAATTCCTTCCCCCTTTTTCTCCAGAAATTTTGCAATCGGGCTGTCCGGGCTGGTTGCTTCGAGTAGCTCAATTTTCGTTGACTTTCCCGGTGATTCGGAACCGGAATTTACGGTAAAGAACGATGTGACTACGCCTTCCGATGCAACCGTCTCCGTTTTATAGGGCTGCACGTTCAGCAGTTTGGCAAATAAGTTATTGGATACCGCCAGGTCGCGGACGGCAATACCGATGTGTTCAACGTTGGTTAGCATAGGCGGACCCGACAGCCCCTGGCTACCGGTATTAATAGCATTTCGACGGCCAGAGGCTATCGGGTACATAGAACAAGAACTTTTCCGTTTGGCCGAAAGTTATAGAGAAAGCATTGATATGCCTTAACATTGATTCGATTACAACTATGGTTACGGTTTCAGAAATCGCCAAAAACAAGATTGTTGAACTCCGTCAGAAAGACGGTCTTGCCGAAAATACGGCCATCCGCGTAGCTGTAGAAGGTGGTGGATGCTCCGGGTTGATGTATGATCTTCAGTTCGATGCAACCCAGCAACCCACCGATCATCTTGTTGAAGACAAAGGCATTAAGATTCTGGTAGATCGCAAGAGCTTACTCTATCTGGCGGGTACTGAGCTTGATTTTTCGGACGGTTTGAATGGGAAAGGCTTCCAGTTTAAAAATCCTAATGCAACCCGTACGTGTGGTTGCGGAGAGAGTTTTGCCGTCTAAATCGCACAGGCGGCCCTGCGGGATTTTATTGATTTTTTGATTGATATGATTTTGAAAAGCCGCTATGTAGCGGCTTTTTTTATTGGCCCAAAGCCCAGGGTATTATGGAGATTGTTAGATTGCGCAGCAAGATAAATCCAGAAAAATTATAAAAATTCCGGTTTCAGATGACAGCCAAACCCGTTAGCCATTCACGCACAACGCTTACTGAGTTGATGATTCCATCGTATGCCAACTTTGGCGGTCGCGTACACGGGGGCATCTTGCTGTCGCTGATGGATAAAGTCGCCTATGCCTGTTCGGCCAAACACGCGGGCCAGTATTGCGTAACGGTATCCGTCGATGGAGTGAATTTCCGGCAGCCAGTCGATGTAGGCGAATTAGTTTCCTTACTGGCATCGGTCAATTACGTAGGCCGGACTTCGCTGGTGGTGGGCATCAAAGTCATTGCGGAGAACGTGAAAACGGGCACTGTCAAACACACTAACACCTCATATTTTACAATGGTAGCAAAAGACGATTCAGACCAGCCAACTGAAGTGCCTCCCCTCCTGCTCGAAACACCCGACGATGTCCGGCGTTTCCTGGAGGCCATGAAGCGTAAAGAACTCCGGGCATCGTACAGCGAGCATTTTGACAATGCCAAAACGCGGATGCTGGTTAAGGAAAACATTGGCAAATTGACAAAAGAACGTTGTGCCTTATCAGACAGTATGAGCCAGGATTTACTTGATTTAACGGATTCCTCTGATTTAAACCGCGAGATCATTCTATAGTGGTTAAGTGTCTCGGGCTGAACCAGAAGAATCCGTTGAATCAACTAAATTCTGGTTTAGATTTCGCCCCGGACAATCTTAGCCCCGGCTACCATGTTGGTTAGCTTTTGTTTGGCGGCCCAGCGAGCCGTTTGGCTCAGGCCGCAGTCAGGGGCAACGGCCAGTTTCTCGGCCGGAACGTAAGGCAGGCATTTACGAATGCGTTCAGCCACATCTTCCGGCGTTTCGATGTAGTAGCTTTTTACGTCGATGACGCCCACGGCCACATCGAATTTTTCAGCGAACCGGGCCAGCAGATTTACCTCCGAAAAATTCAGGATGGTCATTTCGGAATGAAGTTCATCGACCGTCATGTCCAGAAAATCGGGGAGCATGGGCGCAATGGATTTTTTACCCACCGACCGGCCTTTGTAATTCCCGAAACAGAGATGCATGGATAATCGGGTTTTCCCCACGCCCGGCGCTACCGTCCGGTTAAAGATGTCGACAAAACGCCGGGTATCTTCGCGATACGCATAGCACGACATCGACGGTTCATCGACACAGATTTCCGGTACGCCCAGAGCGACTAAATCGGCAATCTCTTTATTCACCAGGGGCAGCAAAGCCTCGGTTACTTCCCAGCGATCCTTGTACAAACTCCCGGGCAACAACCGCCCACTAAGCGTATAGGGGCCAGGAATAGACACTTTCAGACCTTGTCCCTCGGGAGCAAGCCGTTTCAGGCGCAGGTACTCCTCCACGACGCCCAGTCCTTTCGGCGCGGTTAGTGGTTCGACGATGTTGTGCTTACCACGCTGATCGTGTGCGGGCGGACCAAACCGGCGTAGTTCGGTTTCGTTATTCTGAATGCCGTTAATGTAGCCGTAAAACGATAGATTGAAATCGAACCGGGTTTGCTCACCGTCAGTAATTACGTCCAATCCGGCCGAAACCTGATCATGAACCGATGCCACAACGGCATCTTCAATCATTTCGTTGATATCGGCCGGTCCGAATTGCGAAAGATTCTGGCTGGAAAATTCGAGCCAGCCAGGAAACGGCATCGAGCCGACAACGGTAGTTTTGATGGGAATGGGCTGCAAGATGGTAGGGGTTTAGGCTCGAAAAGGAGGGCGGGATTTTTCATAGACTAATTTCCCACCACAGCATGTTTTCTATCTGGTCAAACAATCGAAATCCATTTTTTTCCAACACTTTCTGGGAAGCTACATTTTCTGCTTCGGTATCTGCTACCACCCGCCGGACACCGGGCTGCTGACGAGCCCAGGTTACCATTCCGTTCACCATCTCGGTCATGTAACCCTGCCGATGCAGCCCCGGATATGTTCCATAGCCAATCTCGATGGTTCCGGTTTCATCAGGCTCACCCTTGAACTTAGCTTCCGCTACGAACTGTTTTTTCGCCCGGTCAATGGCCAGCCACATGGTGTGAAAAAGCGGATCGAGGGCAGGGTCCTGCAAACGAGGTATAGTGAAATAAACGATAATGCTCCGCACCGGCTCCACAGCTTGCCGGTACCCTTTCTGCAAGCCCAGGGTTTGCTCCAATTCATACTTGTTGGCAAGATGAAGATGAAGCTGCTCAAGCGTGAGGGGAATAAGGGTCAGGCGTGGCGTTTCAATCATAAGCAAAGTTAAATCAAAGTTAAATCTGTCCTTCACTCACACTCCAGCCGCCATCTACGGTTAGCACCTGACCCGTGGTAAAGGCCGAATAATCGGACATGAAATAAACGGCAGCACCATCCAGATCAGAAGGCAGGCCAATGCGGCCACCACCGAGCGGCTGCTTGGTTTTCGTAAACGCTATAATATGCTCATCCTGGGTGGCACGCTGCGCCATCGGCGTTTCGACCAGAGCCGGAGCCAATACATTGACCCGGATATTGTCGTTGGCATAATAAGCTGCAACTGACTTAGTGAAACCAATCACCGCCGATTTCATGGCTGCATAGGCATGGGTAGCAAAATACGTTGGCGACGGGCTGGAGCCCAGTACTGAACCCATGTTTAGAATTACTCCCCCGCTACCCTGTGCCCGGAATGTCCGCACGGCCGCCTGATTCGATAGCATCAGGGAGGTTAAATTGAGGTTGACCGTATAATTCCACCCGTCCAGCGTAAGGTCATGAAGGGGGCCATCGCCAAACCGCCGGCCACTGCCGCCTGCTACGTGGAAAAGTCCGTCGAAGCCGCCGAAAATCTGCTGACACAAGGCAATGGCTTTAGGGGCCGTTTGTGGATCAGATGCGTCGCCCGACATTGCCAGCCCATTGCCGTCGAGTTGCCTTTCAGCAACGGTACAACTTTCGGGATTTCGGCCTACCACAACGACCTGCGCCCCCTCACGCACAAACGACAGCGCAGCCGACAGGCCCATGCCGGTTGTGCCGCCAACCACAACGATTTTTTTAGACTCCAGCCACATAAGTATCTAAGTAGATTTTAGTACACAAGAAACGAATTTGGCCGATGACGAGCAACATCCCGACAGGCTGACTAACGCGTCCAAGCAGTACTCACTAAATTCTTAGCTCAAGCCAAATCCCGCTCAATGATTTTCCCGCTGGCCTTCTCCTTCAAAATCAGCTTATTCCGGCCATCATGGGTCATTTCCTGTTTGATCAGGTAGTGATCCGCATCATACTCGACAAGCGTAGATTCGGGTTTAAGCCCCTCTTGTCCGCGCCAGACGGGTAAGTTTACTTTTTCCCACTGCTTCGTTTCCGCTGATTTATAGGCCGCGTCGAGAACGGCATTCACTACGTAGCCATCGTAAAACGTCTCGGCGGGTTCACGGCCTTCTTCCTGCGATTTGAACATGTCCGTAAACATGTGATTGTAGCCCAGGTCATTCACCTCGTCGCCAACCGGAAATAGCCAACCCGTGTTGGATTCGGCTTTTTCGGCCACATAATCAGCCCCTTTGCCCGAACTGTACATTTCGAAACCGGTTCGTAGAAAGTTATTGATCCAGATGGTGCCTTCGGTGCCCATTACTTCGTCGCGGAGGTCCATACCGCCCCGGAAAGCCCAGCTCACTTCAAACTGTCCGATGGCGCCGTTTTCGTATTTCACCAGGGCAATGGCGTGATCCTCGGCGTCAATGGGTTTCACCTGCGTAGCGGCCCAGCACATCACCTCTACCGGCTTCACATCCTTACCGATAAAATTTCGGGCAATTTCGACACAGTGACAACCTAAATCGAGCATGCAGCCGCCCCCCGCCTGCTCTTTGTCCCAGAACCAGTCGGAGTGCGGTCCGGGGTGTGTTTCGCGGGATTTAGCCCACAGAATTCGGCCAAGGGCTCCGTTTTTAACACTGTCCAGCGCTTTCAAAAACTTAGGTGTGTAACATAAGTCCTCTAGGTAACCGGCAAAAATGCCCGCTTCTTCAGCCGTCTGCATCATCCGCAACGCTTCATCGGCCGTACGGCCAAGGGGTTTCGTACAAACCACCGATTTCTTGTGTTTGGCGCAGAGGTTGACCGCCGTTTCGTGAATGTTGTTGGGAAGCGCAATACAAACCATATCTACATCGGGATGCGCAATGACCTCTTCCATATCGGTCGACGCAAAATCACATCCATAATCTGTCGCAAATTTTTGGGCAGTTTCTTCCCGGCGGGCATAAATGGCAACAACTTTATCCCGGCTGCGCTGGCCATGAATGGATTCGGCATAGAAGCGGCCAATGAAGCCGCCCCCGAGCATAGCAATACGTTGCATAGTTGAGAGGTTAGATAAATGGTTAATCCGTACTTTCGCACAGTTAAAGTAGAGGACGCCCACCGTATTTTTTTACTCATGGTCGAGTTTTTCGATATCCATACCATTTTTTTTACGCTGTGGGATTACCCCATGAGTTACCTCGAATTTTTCGGGGTTTTATCCGGGTCAATAGCAACCTGGCTCGCGGCCCGCGCCAACGTCTGGAGCTGGCCAATCGGGGCCGCCAGTGTCCTGCTATTTTTCTTTTTGTTCTTTCAGATCCAGCTTTACCCCGACATGTTTTTGCAGGTCTTCTTTTTCATAACGAACCTGCAAGGCTGGTGGCGCTGGACCCACCCCAAGGCCCAGGAGGCCGATCAGCACAACGAACTCCGTATTACCCGGCTTATAGGACGACCGCTGGTTCTGGTGTTGCTCGGGGGGCTGGTAGCTACAGGTGTACTAGGCGCTCTTGCTCAAAATCTGCACATCTGGTTTCCCATATTGTTCAGTCAACCCAGCGCCTTCCCCTACCTCGATTCGTTCACGACCGTAATGAGTATTATCGGCACATTTATGATGATTCATAAAAAGCTCGAATGCTGGTGGATCTGGCTGCTTGTCGACATCATCAGCACCTTCATGTATTTTACCAAAGGGGTAAAACTGGTTGGGGTCGAATACGCAATTTTTTGCCTAATCGCTTTCCAGGGTGCCTGGCACTGGACCCGTGAATACCGGTCGTATTCGGTAGAGCAAACTACACATTAACCTCGTTCGCTTTTAAAGTGCTGCCTTACAACCAACAAGGGCAATTGAGGGTCTACTCAAAAAGTTACGAACGCCCTCATGAAACACGTTGTACTTCTGCTTTCTCTGTTACTCGTTCTGGCCTGCTCAAAATCGGATGATACCGTATCGCCTAATAATCTTATAGGTACCTGGCGGTTGATTACTTATTGCAAACCAGCCAGCAGTTCAACGTGCATGACGGTTGATGTACCTTCCAATAAAGGTGTATTTATCACGTTCAACTATGCCGGTGAATTCAACGAGTTTTACGAAAATACCAAGCCGGTTGAGTATAGTTTTTTAGGTTGCTTCGGCGGCAATTACAAAACAGAAGGAAATAATATACGAATTATGGCTGCCTGTATGTCATCAATGAATGGCAAGCTCATACCCCTGTTATCGTTAACGGGTAACCGATTAGTCTTAAATCCATATAGTACGGGCGAGTATGTTTTCATCAGACGATAAGCCGTATGTAGCTTCTTCGTCAGGCTTTCAGAACTTAATTTTTCGAGTGGCTTGTGGCTATTCGGTCTATTACCAATAAATTGATAGACTAACTTAAATACTACTGTAAAATAGTACGTTTTTTAGATAGCTAATTATAAAACAAGATATATTAATTATAAATATAATAAGAATATTTATCCTTAACGTACTGATAACTATTATATTACCAGTTTTGCATTATAACTTTGTATTGAAAACCAAACAGTGAACCCCTATGGCAGTTGCCAAACAATTCCTCAAAAGCAAGCCTCTTGCGAAAGTAACATTTGAATTGTCGGCCGAAGCCGTCAATGGTGCTAAAACGGTCGCTCTGGCCGGTGAATTCAATGGCTGGGATGCCCAGGCCCTGAAAAAACAGAAAGATGGTTCTTACAAAACTACGGTTGAACTGCCCGTTGGTGGCGAATACCAGTTCCGTTACGTTTTGGATGGTACGACATGGACAAATGATACGGCTGCTGACAAATACGTTCCAAGCGGAGTATCGTTTGAAGAGAACTCAGTGGTTGTTCTCTAAGCAAGAAATTGAAACCATCAAGGGGTGAGCAGGCTTGTCGACAAGCCTGCTCACCCCTTGATGGTTTTACCCTAATGCGTTTTATACCGTAAAGCTATCGGAATCGACATAAGCTTTGATCAGGGCGACTTCCCCTTCCTTACCCTTCTGCGATTTTCCGTGCTCCATGCCAAAAATAAAGTCTTTACCCGCAGCTTTTTGCTTCTGATAAACGTACTTGAAAATATTCTTGTAGTTAATTTCACCCGTCGTTGGCTCATTACGACCAGGGTTATCGCCAATCTGAAAATAGCCAATCTCGCTCCAGCACCAGTCGATGTGGGGAATAATATGGCCCTCATTTTTCTGCATGTGGTAGATGTCAAACAAAATCTTACAGGAAGGGCTATTTACGGCGCGGCAAATTTCGTAGGTCTGATCCGATGTACGCAGGAATAGATTCGGCGAATCGCTTAGGGGTTCAAGCACCATCGTCAGGCCCGCTGGTGCCAGAATGTCAGCCCCACGGCGCAGGGCATCAATGACGTTACCCGTTTGAATACCAATGGGCAGATTCCGCTCGAAATCCCCCGGTACAACCGTAGTAAATTTAGTATTGCAACGCTTGGCGGTTTCAACGGCTTTCCGGCAGCCGTTCAGGAAAATGTCAATATATTCGGGCTTTCCGGCAGCCAGCGTATTCTGTGAATTACCGCCTTTGTCGAGGACAAATACACCCATCGTCATTCCCAGACGAGCCATTTCCTCCCCAATTTTGGTTTGCATAGCGGGTTCACGGCCCATCATTCCATTGTCTTCCATCGCCGTGAAACCCATATCGGCCATAAACTTGAGCTGGTCGATGAGGTCTTTACCGGCGCTGTTCTCAAACATCCCAAAGTGCGGGGCGTATTTAAGTTTAAACGTGTTTTTAGCCAGTGAATCTGACTGCCAGTTGCCTGCTACCGACTCACCGGTTACGGCGGCACCCGCCAAGCTTAAGCCAGCCGCGCCAACTGTTGATTTTACAAAATTACGTCGTTGCATATGTGAGGTTGTCTGAACCAGAGTTTGTGTGATTTTGCGGATGGACTATGCTTGTCAAGATAAAGCTTCCGCTAAAAGCATACGCCATAATCAATCAGAAAAATCAACTAAATCTCGGTTCTATTTCTTTTTTAAACTTGATAAATAATCCACTAAATCGACTAATTCCTGCGTGTTCATGGCTTCCTGTATACCCGATGGCATCATGGAGGTATCCAACTGTTTCATCGAAACGACATCCGACATTTTGTAATTCTGCACAACGCCACCCGGAAACTTCATTTGCAGATCCGTCTCGGTTTTGCTGGATACAATACCTGTCATGGTACTACCGTCTTTAAATTTCACCGCCCAGCCCTCATAGCCAAAGCTAATACCAGCGTCGGGATGCAAAATAGCCAGATACTGGCCTTCCTTGGGCAATTTAGACCCAATTTCTGACAGCTTGGGGCCAAAGTCCATACCCTCGCCGTTGACCTGGTGGCAAATGCTACAGTTGTTCTTGAAAACAGAAACACCGCGTGCCGCATCGCCATTCATCGCCAGTAGTTCGTTTATGGCGGGCAGTTTCTTCCCTTCGGCACTTTGGCCGCCATCCAGGAAGCTAGCGGCCTGCTGACGAATGTTTTTTCGCCAGTCGTTACTCACACCCTGCACGGCTGCTTTTTTGTAATCGCCTTTAATATCGCCAGACTTAAGTAAGGCCACGACCATATCGGCTCCTTCTGCACTACCTCCTAATGAACGAGTCGCTTCTTTACGTAAGGCCGCAGACCGTTTCTCGTCCAATGCTACCGTTTTTAAAATATCAATAGACTCTTTGTTGCCCACCCGACGCAAAGCGACCAGCATATTAGCCGCAGCTTCCGGATCACTGCCATTAAGTACATCCCAGACCATAGGGCTGCCTTGCTGCTTGAGTAATTGCCGGGCCGCATCTCGCCCCACGCCTTCCAATGGTTTCTGAACCGCCAGCTTGGCCAGATGCGCATTTTCGGATACGGGTTCGAAACGCATGACCAATTCAATGTATTCGGGTGTACCATATACATCGGTCATGAGTTTATTCAGGGCATTTGTTGCTACAGGGGAGTTTTTCACGAAAGCCGGGTCAAGGTGACGCAGAGCAAGTTTGGTAACCTCCGTGGAGCCACTGTTTGCCTGCAAAATACCCAGCAAAGCATTGGACTTTTCAACAGCGCCCGGATTAAAATCAAACGCCCGGAAATACCGCAACCGCTGGTTTATATCAACGGCCGGATCACCTGCCAATTTGGCCAGCATCGGCACGGATTCCTTGGTACGGGCACGCCACACGATGTCACGACCACCCGCATTGGCTAAGGCCGGGGCGTCGTTACGCTCGTTGCTCATCTGCTTCACCCAGGCGGTGTAATATGTATCCCAATTAGAATCAGCGCCTATACCCAGCGCTTCCAGATACCAACGGTCTTTGCCATCATATTGACTGGCCAGTTGCGCCCACAGTGCCGGAGCCTCGGCGCTCTGGTTTCGGCGTAGTGCGATAGCACACTCCCGACGCACCTGCGGATCAGGGTCGTTGACAAGTTGCTTTATGTAGGGAATAATGTCTGATTTGAGTTCGCGGGCGGCACGGAGGCCCGTAATGCGCAGATCAGGATTATCGCTTTTTAACGCTGTTTCGATCCATTTCGGTCCTTTCTCTGCTTTACTCAGCAACCACAGCGCCCGAGCCTGCATCCGGGGATTAGCCGATGTTTTATAAAGTTTAGCCAATTCTTTTTCTGCTTTTTTACCCATGCCAGACAGTTTCTGCCAGCCAGCATAGCGGATAGACATGTTTGGGCTTTGCAGAGCTTCGATAGCGCCCTCGGTCGTTGTCAGATCCACCTTAGGCATTTTGTACGGCGAGTTTGGTGGTGCTACCCGGTAAACGCGTCCCCGACTTTGATCGCCCGCCTGGTGGCCACCCACACCGGGGTCATACCAGTCGGCAATAATCAATGAGCCATCCGGTGCCACACATACATCGGCCGGCCGGAACCACTGGTCACGAGCCCCTTCCAATACATTGACAATCTCGGCTTTATACCCTGCTCCGTCTTTTTGTACTGGATACGACCGGACGACATTCGGGCCGGCATCGCAATGGATCATCTGATTCCGAAAAACCTCCGGCAACAGCTTACCCTCATACACGATCATGCCCGTTGGCGAACCAGCCCCAGTTTGCAGGAGGTTAGGTACAACACCGGGATCATTAAGGTGCCAGTGCCGTCTTGGTATTTCGGGCTCAATGTTCTCCCGGTTGGCCTGCCAGCCTGCGCCCGTCATTTCGTCGGTGTATCCATAGTTGCCATATTCCATAACATAATTGATCCGAACGCCCTTGTTACCATCGTCGTCATTATCCGATTGCCACAGGGTGCCGTACGAATCAACGGCTACTTCGTAGTTATTGCGGAAGTTTTGGCCCAATACCTCTACGTTTTTCCCATCGGGATCGCAACGGAAGACCATGCCCATCTTGAAATTCTGCTTATCGATCGTCTTGCCGGTAGCTACATCGACGACTGGGTTACCGTCTTTGTCCTTAAGTTGCCCACCCTCATTGCCGAAGTTGAAATACCACTTGCCGTCGGGTCCGAAGACAAACGTGTGCATACCATGATCATGCTGCTCACCACCGATACCCGTAAAGAGCAGTTCTTTTTTATCAGCTTTATCGTCTCCGTTTTCGTCGGTAAAGACCCAAACGTTCGGACTGTCCGACACAATCACTTTGTTGCCCTGCACCCAAATGCCGAGCGGTGACTCAATATCGGCTCCCTGATAAAACACCTTCGACACATCGGCTTTTCCATCGCCATTCTGATCTTCCAGAATCACAATGCGATCGCCTTCTTTGCGGGTTGGATTGCCATTAATGGCGGGGCGATAGTTATAGGCTTCGCAAACCCAAACCCGGCCACGAGCATCCACGTCAATATCGGTTGGGTTGGCCAGCATTGGCTCAGCGGCAAACAGGGTTGCTTCCAGACCGGGTGCTACGTTCAAACTACCGACAGCATACTTTGGATCGTGTTTGTCGTCGTCGCCAAGTTGAGCGAATAGGCCTGTCAGATACCGGTTGGAAGCTCCATTCAGGTTTCGATTCTGATAAGCTCCGACAAAAGCACCACCAATTACCAAACCAGCGGCTGATAGTGCGATTGCCCGGCGTGCGAGGGCCGAGCGTTTGGGTGATAAAAAATTAGTCATACAGTCAGCCCAATAGAGGAGCGTGTTAGCTATTAACTGATACAGGAAATGCCTACCCTGTAAAATGAAATTACTGATAATTTATACCCGTTTACAGCTATATTCTTTTCGCAAATTATTCTCCCTATAGTACAATTTCAATCTTTTGTGTAGCATTGCACCGTCACCTTTATCACTCTTTAACTTATTAAGACTATGGGCTTTTTGTATTCTATTCTAATTGGGGGCATTGCCGGTTATATTGCGAGTCGGCTGATGGACAGCCACAACTCGGCTCTTGTGAACATCATCCTCGGAATTGTGGGAGGGTTTGTTGGGGGATTTGTTGCCCGTAAGCTTGGCAACGACCCCGATAATGATGGCTTATTTATGAATTTGTTGATTGCTGTGGGCGGTGCTGTCCTATTGATTTTTGTGGGTCGGCTGTTATAGATAAACAACAATGCAGCTAACCATTGTCTACTCACACCGCTGTTGACAGGTGAGTTTTCAGGATGAAGTAAAAGGGTTGGCTACCGTCGGGTTGGCTAACCCTTTTTTGCTTTATGAAGCAGGATTCTGCCTGCTCGGCCTGAATCGTAGAATTTCCATTTGGCTTATTTTCCGGCTTTTACTCGTATTGACCTATTGAGTACTGTGTCAACAGCAACTCGTTTAAAACTTATACATGAGTTGAGTCTGTAAGCTTAGTTGATAAGCGTGGAAGTAAGAGTACGACGGGTGCGATTCAATAGTATA
It encodes:
- the mce gene encoding methylmalonyl-CoA epimerase; this translates as MLTNVEHIGIAVRDLAVSNNLFAKLLNVQPYKTETVASEGVVTSFFTVNSGSESPGKSTKIELLEATSPDSPIAKFLEKKGEGIHHIAFEVDDILAEMERLKGEGFTVLNEVPKRGADNKLVCFLHPKGTNGVLIELCQAIKA
- a CDS encoding HesB/IscA family protein, encoding MVTVSEIAKNKIVELRQKDGLAENTAIRVAVEGGGCSGLMYDLQFDATQQPTDHLVEDKGIKILVDRKSLLYLAGTELDFSDGLNGKGFQFKNPNATRTCGCGESFAV
- a CDS encoding acyl-CoA thioesterase — protein: MTAKPVSHSRTTLTELMIPSYANFGGRVHGGILLSLMDKVAYACSAKHAGQYCVTVSVDGVNFRQPVDVGELVSLLASVNYVGRTSLVVGIKVIAENVKTGTVKHTNTSYFTMVAKDDSDQPTEVPPLLLETPDDVRRFLEAMKRKELRASYSEHFDNAKTRMLVKENIGKLTKERCALSDSMSQDLLDLTDSSDLNREIIL
- a CDS encoding methionine synthase; translated protein: MQPIPIKTTVVGSMPFPGWLEFSSQNLSQFGPADINEMIEDAVVASVHDQVSAGLDVITDGEQTRFDFNLSFYGYINGIQNNETELRRFGPPAHDQRGKHNIVEPLTAPKGLGVVEEYLRLKRLAPEGQGLKVSIPGPYTLSGRLLPGSLYKDRWEVTEALLPLVNKEIADLVALGVPEICVDEPSMSCYAYREDTRRFVDIFNRTVAPGVGKTRLSMHLCFGNYKGRSVGKKSIAPMLPDFLDMTVDELHSEMTILNFSEVNLLARFAEKFDVAVGVIDVKSYYIETPEDVAERIRKCLPYVPAEKLAVAPDCGLSQTARWAAKQKLTNMVAGAKIVRGEI
- a CDS encoding GNAT family N-acetyltransferase; amino-acid sequence: MIETPRLTLIPLTLEQLHLHLANKYELEQTLGLQKGYRQAVEPVRSIIVYFTIPRLQDPALDPLFHTMWLAIDRAKKQFVAEAKFKGEPDETGTIEIGYGTYPGLHRQGYMTEMVNGMVTWARQQPGVRRVVADTEAENVASQKVLEKNGFRLFDQIENMLWWEISL
- a CDS encoding SDR family NAD(P)-dependent oxidoreductase, yielding MWLESKKIVVVGGTTGMGLSAALSFVREGAQVVVVGRNPESCTVAERQLDGNGLAMSGDASDPQTAPKAIALCQQIFGGFDGLFHVAGGSGRRFGDGPLHDLTLDGWNYTVNLNLTSLMLSNQAAVRTFRAQGSGGVILNMGSVLGSSPSPTYFATHAYAAMKSAVIGFTKSVAAYYANDNIRVNVLAPALVETPMAQRATQDEHIIAFTKTKQPLGGGRIGLPSDLDGAAVYFMSDYSAFTTGQVLTVDGGWSVSEGQI
- a CDS encoding Gfo/Idh/MocA family protein, with the translated sequence MQRIAMLGGGFIGRFYAESIHGQRSRDKVVAIYARREETAQKFATDYGCDFASTDMEEVIAHPDVDMVCIALPNNIHETAVNLCAKHKKSVVCTKPLGRTADEALRMMQTAEEAGIFAGYLEDLCYTPKFLKALDSVKNGALGRILWAKSRETHPGPHSDWFWDKEQAGGGCMLDLGCHCVEIARNFIGKDVKPVEVMCWAATQVKPIDAEDHAIALVKYENGAIGQFEVSWAFRGGMDLRDEVMGTEGTIWINNFLRTGFEMYSSGKGADYVAEKAESNTGWLFPVGDEVNDLGYNHMFTDMFKSQEEGREPAETFYDGYVVNAVLDAAYKSAETKQWEKVNLPVWRGQEGLKPESTLVEYDADHYLIKQEMTHDGRNKLILKEKASGKIIERDLA
- the pnuC gene encoding nicotinamide riboside transporter PnuC; protein product: MVEFFDIHTIFFTLWDYPMSYLEFFGVLSGSIATWLAARANVWSWPIGAASVLLFFFLFFQIQLYPDMFLQVFFFITNLQGWWRWTHPKAQEADQHNELRITRLIGRPLVLVLLGGLVATGVLGALAQNLHIWFPILFSQPSAFPYLDSFTTVMSIIGTFMMIHKKLECWWIWLLVDIISTFMYFTKGVKLVGVEYAIFCLIAFQGAWHWTREYRSYSVEQTTH
- a CDS encoding lipocalin-like domain-containing protein, translating into MKHVVLLLSLLLVLACSKSDDTVSPNNLIGTWRLITYCKPASSSTCMTVDVPSNKGVFITFNYAGEFNEFYENTKPVEYSFLGCFGGNYKTEGNNIRIMAACMSSMNGKLIPLLSLTGNRLVLNPYSTGEYVFIRR
- a CDS encoding isoamylase early set domain-containing protein — encoded protein: MAVAKQFLKSKPLAKVTFELSAEAVNGAKTVALAGEFNGWDAQALKKQKDGSYKTTVELPVGGEYQFRYVLDGTTWTNDTAADKYVPSGVSFEENSVVVL
- a CDS encoding hydroxypyruvate isomerase family protein, translating into MQRRNFVKSTVGAAGLSLAGAAVTGESVAGNWQSDSLAKNTFKLKYAPHFGMFENSAGKDLIDQLKFMADMGFTAMEDNGMMGREPAMQTKIGEEMARLGMTMGVFVLDKGGNSQNTLAAGKPEYIDIFLNGCRKAVETAKRCNTKFTTVVPGDFERNLPIGIQTGNVIDALRRGADILAPAGLTMVLEPLSDSPNLFLRTSDQTYEICRAVNSPSCKILFDIYHMQKNEGHIIPHIDWCWSEIGYFQIGDNPGRNEPTTGEINYKNIFKYVYQKQKAAGKDFIFGMEHGKSQKGKEGEVALIKAYVDSDSFTV